Genomic segment of Nitrospirota bacterium:
TCCCGGGGGCCTTTTTTTGCGCCGCTTTACAATGTTTTTGCGCCATGCTATAGTCTTTTTGTGGAAACCAAGCGTGAAGCTCCCATCTTGAAAGTGTCGGACAGCCATGTCGATGGAGTGATCGACATCGTCGCGTCGGAACTGCCTGTCACCCTCATCGTCAACAACGAACCTCTCGTGACCCTTCTCTGCACGCCTGCCGAATTGGAAGAGCTTGCCGTGGGTTTCCTGCTCTCCGAAGGCATCTTGAGAAAGAAAGAATCGATCAAGAGGCTCGAGGTCATAGAAAAAGAGATGGCCGTGCGTATCGAACTTGCCGATCTCCCGGCCGATTTCGCGAGCCTGTTCGAAAAAAGGACGATCTCCTCGGGCTGCGGCAAAGGGATCACGTTCTCCACCCTTCGGAGCGAAGCGGACCGGAGGATTGAAGTTAAGCAGCACACCCTGTCGCTGCAGAGCATACGAAACCTGCTGCAGAAGTTCCGCACCATCTCGAAACTCTATCTCGAGACCGGCGGCGTGCACAGCGCGGCCCTCTCGGACGGTGCGGAGATCCTGTTCTTCTCGGAGGACATCGGCAGGCACAACGCCGTGGACAAGATCATCGGCCGCGCATTCCTGCAGTCCATCCCGGTCGAGAACAAGATACTCATCACGAGCGGCAGGGTGACGTCGGAGATCATGACCA
This window contains:
- the fdhD gene encoding formate dehydrogenase accessory sulfurtransferase FdhD, whose translation is MSDSHVDGVIDIVASELPVTLIVNNEPLVTLLCTPAELEELAVGFLLSEGILRKKESIKRLEVIEKEMAVRIELADLPADFASLFEKRTISSGCGKGITFSTLRSEADRRIEVKQHTLSLQSIRNLLQKFRTISKLYLETGGVHSAALSDGAEILFFSEDIGRHNAVDKIIGRAFLQSIPVENKILITSGRVTSEIMTKAGRNRFPVLISRAAPSCMAISYAEDMGITLVGFARGERMNIYTWPNRIMLDE